The Triticum aestivum cultivar Chinese Spring chromosome 3A, IWGSC CS RefSeq v2.1, whole genome shotgun sequence genome includes a region encoding these proteins:
- the LOC123060779 gene encoding cytochrome P450 71A1 has product MDVSSLSALLRSSPFLLLLAVLVPIFSSLFLFSARKKLSPSCTDGGRRLPPSPPGFPVLGHLPLLGSLPHRKLRSLAEAHGPVMLLHLGRVPTVVASSAAAAQEVMKTRDLAFASRAQIRMAERLLYGRDMVLAPYGEYWRQVRRVCVVHLLNHRRILSFRRVREQEVAALLDAVRRRSLHPPGVLNLSDMLTSYSNAVIKRAAFGDGEYGIDGDDGGEKLRKVLDDFEELLGTPTVGEFVPWLAWVDTLTGLNARVTRTFEALDGLLERVIADHRKRRLAGGPVVGGGEDDRRDFVDVLLDVSETGEEAGGVRFDVVSIKAIMLDMFAAATDTTYTTMEWTMAELINHPRVMQKLQDEIRAAVNGGSGVTEDHLGTLRYLRAVIRETLRLHAPLPLLLPRETMEDTELLGYRVPARTRVVINAWAIGRDPATWERAEEFVPERFVDDPAEYGAGHDDFRAVPFGAGRRGCPGVGFAVPSMELALAGLLYHFDWELPAAAGGAVSKLDLSELFGISVRLKTALHVVAKPSSA; this is encoded by the exons ATGGACGTCTCGTCACTCTCCGCTCTCTTGCGCTCATcgccattcctcctcctcctcgccgtgcTCGTGCCAATCTTCTCCTCCTTGTTCCTCTTCTCTGCCAGGAAGAAGCTTTCTCCGTCGTGCACCGATGGCGGCCGGCGGCTGCCTCCGTCGCCGCCGGGGTTTCCCGTCCTCGGCCACCTGCCCCTTCTTGGCTCCCTGCCGCATCGGAAGCTCCGGTCGCTGGCCGAGGCGCACGGCCCGGTCATGCTCCTGCACCTCGGCCGCGTGCCCACCgtcgtggcctcctcggccgccgcGGCGCAGGAGGTCATGAAGACCCGCGACCTGGCCTTCGCGAGCCGCGCCCAGATACGCATGGCCGAGCGGCTCCTCTACGGCCGCGACATGGTGCTGGCGCCCTACGGCGAGTACTGGCGCCAGGTGCGCCGCGTCTGCGTTGTCCACCTCCTCAACCACCGCCGCATCCTGTCCTTCCGCCGCGTCCGGGAGCAGGAGGTCGCCGCCCTGctcgacgccgtccgccgccgctcGCTTCACCCGCCGGGCGTGCTGAACCTCAGCGACATGCTCACCTCCTACTCCAACGCCGTCATCAAGCGGGCCGCGTTCGGCGACGGGGAGTACGggatcgacggcgacgacgggggcgaGAAACTGAGGAAGGTGCTCGACGACTTCGAGGAGCTGCTGGGGACGCCCACGGTGGGGGAGTTCGTGCCGTGGCTGGCATGGGTGGACACGCTCACAGGGCTGAATGCCAGGGTGACGCGCACGTTCGAGGCGCTCGACGGGTTGCTCGAGCGGGTCATCGCGGACCACCGCAAGCGGCGTCTGGCCGGCGGGCCGGTGGTGGGCGGCGGCGAGGACGATCGGCGGGACTTCGTGGACGTGCTGTTGGACGTGAGCGAGACgggagaggaggccggcggagTCCGGTTCGACGTGGTCAGCATCAAGGCCATTATGCTG GATATGTTCGCCGCCGCGACAGACACAACCTACACGACAATGGAGTGGACCATGGCGGAGCTCATCAACCACCCGCGCGTAATGCAGAAGCTCCAGGACGAGATCCGCGCGGCCGTCAATGGCGGCAGCGGCGTCACCGAGGATCACCTCGGCACGCTGCGCTACCTGAGGGCCGTGATCAGGGAGACGCTCCGGCTGCACGCGCCCCTGCCGCTCCTCTTGCCCCGGGAGACGATGGAGGACACGGAGCTGCTGGGCTACCGCGTCCCGGCACGGACGCGCGTGGTGATCAACGCCTGGGCCATCGGCCGGGACCCGGCGACGTGGGAGCGCGCCGAGGAGTTCGTGCCGGAGCGGTTCGTGGACGACCCGGCGGAGTATGGGGCGGGCCATGACGACTTCAGGGCCGTGCCGTTCGGCGCTGGGAGGAGGGGGTGCCCCGGGGTCGGGTTCGCCGTGCCGTCCATGGAGCTGGCGCTGGCGGGCCTGCTGTACCATTTCGACtgggagctgccggcggcggccggcggggcagTGTCAAAGCTGGACTTGAGCGAGCTGTTTGGGATATCTGTGCGACTCAAGACGGCGCTGCATGTGGTTGCTAAGCCGTCGTCTGCTTAA